The following coding sequences are from one Elusimicrobiota bacterium window:
- a CDS encoding AraC family transcriptional regulator produces MNNNARAVNYRENSFPIIIAYSPPTKVKCYYPHLHLHNIEIHYFVRKNGSIFIKDRTYATSPNTVFVIHIKDIHKYIFDKHPNCDKYTVLFNYDYFASKMTGKSLEVLNSFKYCHNINGIHQVRLSAKEASEIELAFSIMLREYNNQRTNYKECVASLLSHLLILIQRGAEKAPSPLHELVEDPAILKVITYIDEHFKEKIYLPDLANIAYLSPCHLSSTFKQKTGFRIKEYVLIKKITEAKNILEHVPCIKMHEIAYKSGFNDLSHFNHTFKRFTGYTPKQYCKFCQSFR; encoded by the coding sequence ATGAACAACAATGCCAGGGCTGTTAATTACCGCGAGAACAGTTTCCCAATAATAATTGCTTATTCTCCTCCTACAAAAGTAAAGTGTTACTACCCGCATTTGCACCTTCACAATATAGAAATCCATTACTTCGTCCGTAAGAACGGCAGCATTTTTATTAAAGACCGGACGTACGCCACCAGTCCCAATACGGTTTTCGTTATTCATATCAAAGACATACATAAATACATCTTTGACAAGCATCCCAACTGCGATAAGTATACAGTATTGTTCAACTACGATTATTTCGCATCCAAAATGACAGGGAAATCACTGGAAGTACTCAATTCATTTAAGTATTGCCATAACATAAACGGGATACATCAGGTACGTTTATCCGCGAAAGAAGCAAGTGAAATTGAACTTGCGTTCAGTATTATGTTAAGGGAATACAATAACCAGCGCACAAATTATAAAGAATGCGTAGCCAGCCTGTTGTCTCACCTTCTGATACTCATACAACGCGGCGCGGAGAAAGCCCCCAGCCCGTTACACGAACTCGTTGAAGACCCGGCAATACTGAAAGTTATTACGTACATAGACGAACATTTTAAGGAAAAAATATACCTTCCCGATCTTGCTAACATTGCATACCTATCCCCATGCCATCTCTCAAGCACGTTTAAACAAAAAACGGGGTTCCGGATAAAAGAGTATGTGCTTATAAAAAAGATTACGGAAGCTAAGAACATTCTAGAACACGTTCCCTGCATAAAAATGCACGAGATAGCGTATAAATCCGGGTTTAACGACCTCAGCCATTTCAACCACACGTTCAAAAGGTTTACCGGATACACCCCAAAACAATACTGTAAATTTTGTCAATCTTTTCGATAA